In one Echinicola marina genomic region, the following are encoded:
- a CDS encoding RagB/SusD family nutrient uptake outer membrane protein, giving the protein MKKTTIYFLAGALVMGSLTSCSEKFLEIDPEQSVATNNAITDVNTLQTALNGTYSKLQGSGYYGRSVYVIPELMADNLYLSLRNTGRYLDYHNFIVREQDSYAEDLWNTAYEVVINATRAIQGGEALMLNGAQQEEANQMIGEAYTLRALAHFDLTRFFAQPFNFSAGAGHAGIPVIESIGDDPISPSRNTVKEGFDLIISDLNKAIELMSKASANGTLSSNAAKALLARAYLYTEQYDLAADMATEVIESGDYGLLDAENYSAIWSEDYNAEVIFEIVNTIADNAGTNGLGHFFDEAGYADALVTEGLYGIYSDSDVRKSAIERKPKSGAEDDALFVMKFPQGALQDDDVKILRIAEVYLIRAEAYAQSGQPIMALEDLNTIVLSRDPEADPVVASGDALLLRILDERRKELAFEGHRLFDLNRNKMNVNIDQGVAVIEESYPNDRFILPIPLSELNANPNIAPQNPDY; this is encoded by the coding sequence ATGAAGAAAACAACAATATATTTTCTTGCAGGAGCATTGGTTATGGGAAGTCTGACTTCCTGTAGCGAAAAGTTTCTTGAAATTGATCCAGAACAAAGTGTAGCAACCAATAATGCCATCACAGATGTAAATACCTTACAGACAGCTTTGAACGGTACTTATAGTAAACTTCAGGGAAGTGGCTATTATGGACGTTCTGTCTATGTGATTCCGGAATTGATGGCAGATAATCTTTATTTGAGCTTACGAAATACAGGTAGATATTTGGACTACCATAATTTTATCGTGCGGGAGCAGGATAGCTATGCCGAGGACCTGTGGAATACAGCTTATGAGGTGGTGATCAATGCAACCAGGGCCATCCAAGGTGGAGAGGCATTGATGCTCAATGGTGCTCAGCAGGAGGAAGCCAACCAAATGATAGGGGAGGCTTATACATTAAGGGCTTTGGCTCATTTTGATTTAACGCGCTTTTTTGCACAGCCTTTTAATTTTTCAGCAGGGGCAGGCCATGCTGGAATTCCAGTTATTGAATCTATCGGTGATGATCCGATTTCGCCTTCCAGAAATACGGTGAAAGAGGGTTTCGATCTGATCATTAGTGATTTGAATAAGGCCATTGAACTGATGAGCAAAGCAAGCGCTAACGGGACGCTGTCCAGCAATGCAGCAAAAGCATTATTGGCCAGGGCATACCTTTATACCGAACAATACGATTTGGCTGCAGATATGGCCACTGAGGTGATCGAAAGCGGTGACTATGGCTTATTGGATGCGGAGAATTATAGCGCTATATGGTCAGAGGATTACAATGCGGAAGTTATTTTCGAAATTGTCAATACCATAGCGGACAATGCGGGAACCAATGGCCTGGGACATTTCTTTGATGAGGCAGGTTATGCGGACGCTTTGGTTACGGAGGGCCTTTATGGAATATATTCAGATTCGGATGTAAGAAAGTCCGCAATTGAAAGAAAGCCAAAGAGCGGAGCGGAAGATGATGCACTATTTGTGATGAAATTTCCTCAGGGAGCCTTGCAGGATGATGATGTCAAAATATTAAGGATTGCTGAAGTGTACCTGATCAGGGCCGAGGCATATGCTCAATCTGGTCAGCCAATAATGGCCTTAGAAGATTTAAATACCATAGTGCTGTCCAGAGATCCGGAAGCCGATCCAGTGGTAGCAAGCGGAGATGCATTATTGCTTAGGATATTGGATGAAAGAAGAAAAGAGTTGGCTTTTGAAGGACACCGTTTGTTTGATTTGAACAGAAATAAAATGAACGTGAATATAGATCAAGGTGTAGCGGTGATAGAGGAAAGCTATCCCAATGATCGCTTTATTTTGCCGATTCCATTATCAGAGTTAAATGCGAATCCAAATATAGCGCCTCAAAATCCAGACTATTAA
- a CDS encoding serine hydrolase domain-containing protein, translated as MIRIIPQLFLGVMLLVSSCGGHQGGFVAQGNEKAKKLDSLFNYLYEHRLFNGAVAVVDRGDIIFRKGYGLANLEDNTRFSPHTAMEVASVSKQFTAAALLHLEQEGKLSLNEDIRNYLPKGFPYEGVKIKHLLSHTGGLPDYTAYFIENWPVDQMANNKDILAYFLEFKPKPMFKPGTDYSYSNTGYVMLAEIVEAASGQALDGYLEENLFRPFGLKQANFYQRSEIYDMEGYAPSFMWSKDSCAYIRPEYMPGKSYYYFLSDRLGPGRLSLSIEDLLRWDQLLYTNAFLEEDRKQAMFRPVDFEGVETDYGYGFHNYSDEEVGDVSYHTGSWAGNLSYIKRFRDIKSTVVLLNNTHHGAYIKEIREAVDAITIGRDPAPILPDLKEKYDKLSCEPGFDLNTWLKGVDKDHYSYADKDLQAIKQNLHQ; from the coding sequence ATGATAAGAATAATCCCCCAACTCTTTTTGGGCGTGATGCTCCTCGTAAGCAGTTGTGGAGGTCATCAAGGCGGTTTTGTTGCTCAGGGTAATGAGAAAGCAAAAAAACTGGATAGCCTGTTCAATTATTTGTATGAGCATCGATTGTTTAATGGTGCTGTAGCGGTAGTTGATAGGGGAGATATTATATTCCGTAAAGGGTATGGATTAGCTAATCTGGAAGATAATACGCGTTTTAGTCCACATACAGCCATGGAAGTAGCTTCTGTTTCCAAGCAGTTTACCGCTGCGGCATTGCTGCATTTGGAACAAGAGGGGAAATTGTCCTTGAATGAGGATATTCGCAACTATTTACCAAAAGGTTTTCCTTATGAAGGGGTGAAAATCAAACATTTGCTCAGTCACACGGGAGGATTGCCAGATTATACGGCTTATTTTATAGAAAACTGGCCAGTTGATCAAATGGCCAATAATAAGGATATTTTGGCTTATTTTTTAGAATTCAAGCCAAAGCCTATGTTTAAGCCGGGAACGGATTATTCCTATAGCAATACCGGTTATGTAATGCTGGCAGAAATAGTTGAAGCCGCCTCTGGACAGGCTTTGGATGGGTATTTAGAAGAAAACCTTTTCCGGCCGTTTGGATTAAAGCAAGCAAACTTTTATCAGCGCTCAGAAATTTATGATATGGAAGGTTACGCGCCATCATTTATGTGGTCAAAGGATTCCTGTGCTTATATAAGACCTGAATATATGCCGGGAAAATCGTATTATTATTTTTTGAGTGATCGATTAGGGCCAGGTAGATTGTCTTTGAGTATAGAGGATTTACTCCGCTGGGATCAGTTATTGTATACCAATGCGTTTTTGGAAGAAGATCGTAAACAAGCTATGTTTAGGCCTGTAGACTTTGAAGGAGTGGAGACGGATTACGGCTATGGTTTTCACAACTATTCAGATGAGGAAGTGGGGGATGTAAGTTATCATACGGGAAGTTGGGCAGGCAATCTAAGTTATATCAAGCGGTTTAGGGACATAAAAAGTACGGTTGTTTTGCTTAACAATACCCATCATGGTGCTTATATAAAGGAAATCAGGGAAGCTGTGGATGCCATAACCATTGGCCGGGATCCTGCTCCTATTTTGCCTGATTTAAAAGAAAAATATGACAAGCTTTCCTGTGAACCTGGATTTGACCTCAATACTTGGTTGAAAGGAGTAGATAAAGATCATTATTCTTATGCTGATAAGGATCTTCAAGCGATAAAACAAAATCTTCATCAATAG
- a CDS encoding glutamate racemase: protein MRPMKKYGLLAGITFVLYSCSEKVANKEKAPQPHSTAIEKAILEETDNFYYIDFEQYPEMDSNLPIGVFDSGTGGLTVLDALVQFDEHQNGNQQQGKDGKPDFEGEKFIYLADQANMPYGNYSSEDKTDLLVEHIIKDTQFMLSNKYYESKSATEFAINKSPIKTLVIACNTATAYGKELIDSFIQKSGIELYVIGVIDAGARGALQELSKDEDGAIGVMATVGTVASKGYENTIMRIKDELAYTGNIQVYNQGGHGIAEVVDEEPDFIDRDAASPRKNYRGPSLESAEFPIDKTLMDIYNFDFDHSKMLCDSRNTDDCQVLQINDSENYVRYHLVSLMEQIRKDPKALPLKAIVLGCTHYPYLTSDIDMVLDELYEYQKNGKYIYREFMEKDVAIIDPSINVAKELYAYLSEKKLFNPKGSIKDSEFYISVPNQDNAKVKIDENGRFPYAYKYGRNEGEIQEYVKVVPFSSENIPAETIERLSSSIPSTFSLIPALANTPKLTGNESN from the coding sequence ATGAGACCAATGAAAAAATATGGCCTTTTGGCTGGTATTACCTTTGTGCTGTATTCGTGCAGTGAGAAAGTAGCCAATAAAGAAAAAGCCCCACAACCTCATTCGACGGCCATTGAAAAGGCCATTTTAGAAGAAACGGACAATTTTTACTATATCGATTTTGAGCAGTATCCTGAAATGGACAGCAACTTGCCAATTGGTGTGTTCGATTCAGGAACTGGTGGTTTGACCGTATTGGATGCGCTTGTACAGTTTGATGAACACCAAAATGGAAATCAGCAGCAGGGCAAGGATGGGAAACCGGACTTTGAGGGAGAAAAATTTATTTACCTTGCCGATCAGGCTAACATGCCATATGGCAACTATTCAAGTGAAGATAAAACGGATCTTTTGGTAGAACATATCATCAAGGATACCCAATTTATGCTTTCCAATAAATATTATGAAAGCAAAAGCGCTACTGAATTTGCTATTAACAAAAGCCCCATCAAAACGCTTGTTATTGCATGTAATACAGCTACGGCCTATGGTAAAGAATTAATTGATTCCTTTATTCAAAAATCGGGAATTGAGTTATATGTAATTGGAGTGATTGACGCAGGGGCGAGAGGGGCTTTACAGGAATTGAGTAAAGATGAAGATGGTGCTATAGGCGTGATGGCAACTGTTGGTACGGTAGCTTCAAAGGGATATGAAAACACCATTATGCGGATCAAAGATGAACTTGCATATACGGGCAATATCCAAGTCTATAATCAAGGTGGTCACGGTATTGCAGAAGTGGTGGATGAAGAGCCTGATTTTATAGATAGAGATGCCGCATCGCCCCGGAAAAATTACCGTGGTCCATCTTTGGAAAGTGCGGAATTTCCTATAGATAAGACCTTGATGGATATCTATAATTTTGATTTTGACCATTCCAAGATGCTTTGCGATTCCAGGAATACAGATGATTGTCAAGTACTTCAAATCAATGATTCCGAGAATTATGTTCGATACCACTTGGTCTCTTTGATGGAACAAATCAGAAAGGATCCTAAAGCATTACCTTTAAAAGCAATTGTATTGGGCTGTACACATTATCCTTACCTGACTTCCGATATCGATATGGTCCTGGATGAACTTTATGAGTACCAAAAGAATGGGAAATACATCTATAGAGAATTTATGGAAAAGGATGTGGCTATCATCGATCCTTCTATCAATGTGGCAAAGGAACTTTATGCTTACTTGTCCGAAAAGAAGCTTTTTAATCCCAAAGGAAGCATAAAGGACAGTGAGTTTTATATCAGTGTTCCCAATCAAGATAATGCAAAGGTGAAGATCGATGAAAATGGCCGCTTTCCTTATGCTTACAAGTATGGTAGAAATGAAGGGGAGATCCAAGAATATGTGAAAGTAGTGCCATTCTCTTCGGAGAATATTCCAGCAGAAACAATAGAGCGGCTTTCTAGTTCCATTCCATCGACTTTTTCACTTATCCCTGCCTTGGCAAACACTCCAAAATTGACAGGCAATGAAAGCAACTGA
- a CDS encoding N-acyl-D-amino-acid deacylase family protein, producing MKATEMKQEQVPFRVYWIGLCLLWCFSCQPKVKVDLLITGAKVFDGTGSPAKVLEVGLTDDRISYVGESGERKVEPKEVINAEGLYLAPGFIDPHTHVDRELSDPEQKGNIRYLKQGVTTVFAGNDGSSPMPIKRKLDEWEREGIGTNAALLVGHGSVRRVVMGMKAEEASPEKLEEMKKVVEQSMKDGAFGISTGLFYAPGSFANMHEVIELSKVVSSYDGIYDTHMRDEGSYNIGLMNAVKETIDIGRASGVDVHISHIKCLGTDVWDKSPEVIQLVEDARREGIKVTANQYPYLASRTTLKAALIPRWAEDGGYENMVARFDMPSLRDSIVSGIVENIRKRGGAESLIFSAAKDSSMVGLSLGDMARQLALSLPETVKEVLKKDGGIQVISFNMKESDLNLFMQQKWVMTGSDGGAGHPRQFGTFSRKMHKYVMEEKVIDLPFMIHSSSGLTATTFKIKDRGYIKEGFYADLILFNPSKVKDLASFEAPYEEASGMEYVWVNGEMAIEKGKYTGKLAGRSLRHEL from the coding sequence ATGAAAGCAACTGAAATGAAACAAGAGCAAGTTCCCTTTAGGGTTTATTGGATTGGCCTTTGTTTATTATGGTGCTTTTCATGTCAGCCAAAGGTAAAAGTGGACTTGCTGATTACTGGAGCTAAGGTATTTGATGGTACTGGTTCTCCAGCTAAAGTTTTGGAGGTGGGCCTTACGGATGATCGGATAAGTTATGTGGGAGAAAGCGGTGAGCGTAAGGTAGAGCCAAAAGAAGTTATAAATGCGGAAGGGCTTTATTTGGCACCTGGTTTCATAGATCCACATACCCATGTGGATAGGGAATTGTCTGATCCAGAACAAAAAGGAAATATTAGGTACTTAAAACAGGGCGTGACTACTGTGTTTGCTGGAAATGATGGAAGCAGTCCAATGCCCATCAAGAGAAAGCTTGATGAATGGGAACGGGAAGGAATAGGTACCAATGCGGCACTTTTGGTGGGCCATGGTTCGGTGCGACGGGTGGTGATGGGCATGAAGGCTGAGGAGGCCAGTCCTGAAAAGTTGGAAGAGATGAAAAAAGTGGTGGAACAATCCATGAAGGATGGCGCCTTTGGGATTTCAACAGGGCTATTCTATGCACCGGGAAGTTTTGCCAATATGCATGAAGTCATTGAGTTATCTAAAGTAGTCTCGTCCTATGATGGTATTTATGATACTCATATGAGAGATGAAGGCTCTTATAATATTGGCTTGATGAATGCAGTGAAAGAGACAATTGATATAGGAAGGGCGTCTGGAGTGGATGTACACATCTCTCATATTAAATGTCTGGGCACTGACGTTTGGGATAAAAGCCCTGAAGTTATCCAGCTTGTAGAAGATGCCAGAAGGGAGGGGATTAAAGTTACCGCCAATCAATATCCCTATTTGGCATCACGAACTACCTTAAAAGCAGCATTGATTCCAAGGTGGGCAGAAGATGGTGGTTACGAAAATATGGTAGCCAGATTTGATATGCCGAGTCTTCGTGATTCGATTGTTTCGGGAATTGTAGAGAATATCCGTAAGCGGGGCGGTGCTGAATCGCTTATTTTTTCTGCTGCGAAGGATTCTAGCATGGTTGGACTTAGTCTTGGGGATATGGCCAGACAACTGGCATTAAGTTTACCAGAAACGGTGAAAGAAGTGCTCAAAAAGGATGGAGGTATTCAGGTCATTTCCTTTAATATGAAAGAGAGTGATCTCAATCTATTTATGCAACAAAAATGGGTCATGACAGGTTCTGATGGAGGCGCAGGACATCCTAGACAGTTTGGGACTTTTTCGAGGAAGATGCACAAGTATGTGATGGAGGAAAAAGTGATTGATCTGCCTTTTATGATTCACAGCTCTTCAGGTTTGACAGCTACAACTTTTAAAATAAAAGATAGAGGATATATAAAAGAAGGATTCTATGCTGATTTGATTCTTTTCAATCCCTCAAAAGTAAAGGATTTAGCTTCTTTTGAAGCCCCCTATGAAGAAGCCAGTGGAATGGAATATGTGTGGGTAAACGGTGAAATGGCTATCGAAAAAGGAAAATACACAGGAAAACTCGCAGGAAGATCTTTAAGACATGAGCTTTAA
- a CDS encoding beta-L-arabinofuranosidase domain-containing protein, with protein sequence MLLFNKPKLSLLISLLFIISIKGVWAQVYHKPFSVIPAVERKWTNFELSAVRLKEGSYFKQIMDQQTDYLLSLDPERLIKNVMNAANIPHNDKLDYGGWQRGAGNGFANYLAAISIAYAATGNKEFKERADWMVDQIAQAQEKEQLDGYFFINGNKEHDPYWDLMRASNNVNLRNDGGDFMGWWGGMAKNAFYQLHRVFAGVRDAYVYTDNEKAKRVFLQTCDWICLWTNQVSSDSSLQKALEVEHGGIAELLVDAYAFTGLEKYKLAADRWTHKENLATPLAAGKDVLPGRHANVTNPKFLGLIWNYEMTGDSKKEQAAVHAWEILHKSHTLPNGGHGLAEHYGEAGKLLDHLGYKSTETCNTYNQLKFTRHLFNLYGEVKYLDDYERGLYNHILGSIDPGSEDIGGGMCYFTGLLPGMFKEYMGDDAFYCCWETGLENHVKYGEAIYFAGEDGLLVNLFIPSALKWEEKGLEMALDTHFPENDTISLTINKLGSFKAPINFRYPTWAKEASLLVNGEEQAVMAQPGEIIQISHNWVAGDKIDLVIPLELRVEDSNDPNVYSLFYGPVLLAADMGPVPAGTNVYSNFFGGPSNADYNGSPDFPTINLSADNINERMVKREGKFVFEVIGDEDAYTYIPAYSAHHKKFSIYSRFDSERELREKKKYIADRLIPGIEATEIAHDYKVIGHQDPGWFSNRPLRHVGSNSSVQYRLNLNPEAGLKHYLKLKFYGWEEAFHGHFSIYVDGKKIAEQGSLKRLSKYNIWSDLYYGIPLELTAGKEYIEVKMQSDEEHGFSLFGLELVTENYLQDFCTITEGLVGKPMSVPFLKRLEAESAQNKELRFHASASNASYSNIKEFVQFNNLFFQESKPMTIEFRYAANQKSKVDIVVNGETVPVILPSSGENVTDFASYFMDISLQEGFNFIQVNVKDQTIGLDYIELKDQHNYENAPVDDGPFFERYEAELAEVNNAWIPEDTYEVASNGSFVGKIDHIDSHVMFEIEAMEEGIYELIAGYGNGTGNTSSHQVFVNGKQFENLVYPSTSGWSEFSTAKTTVELKKGTNQIKIAKGDSYAQLDYIDVTADEMADWEVVSALYNCEEGERFTIYPNLAGLYLNLESVKYYKTLDHEKKTYSKGDFNYFCTLLSSLQ encoded by the coding sequence ATGCTACTATTCAATAAACCTAAATTAAGCCTGCTAATAAGTTTACTTTTTATAATCAGTATCAAAGGCGTTTGGGCTCAGGTATACCATAAGCCATTTTCAGTAATACCAGCTGTAGAGAGAAAATGGACCAATTTCGAGCTTTCTGCTGTGCGACTTAAAGAGGGGAGTTATTTCAAGCAGATTATGGATCAGCAAACTGATTATCTGTTGAGTTTGGATCCAGAGCGTTTGATCAAAAACGTAATGAATGCGGCCAATATTCCTCATAATGATAAGCTAGATTATGGAGGCTGGCAAAGAGGTGCTGGAAATGGATTCGCCAATTATCTGGCGGCCATCTCTATAGCTTATGCAGCTACGGGAAATAAGGAATTCAAAGAAAGAGCTGATTGGATGGTAGATCAAATAGCTCAGGCACAAGAAAAGGAACAATTGGATGGATATTTTTTTATCAATGGAAACAAAGAGCATGACCCTTATTGGGACCTCATGAGAGCTAGTAATAATGTCAACCTCAGAAATGATGGGGGAGACTTTATGGGCTGGTGGGGAGGCATGGCCAAAAATGCTTTTTATCAGCTTCACCGGGTTTTTGCAGGAGTAAGGGACGCGTATGTGTATACGGATAATGAAAAAGCGAAGAGGGTGTTTCTACAGACCTGTGATTGGATCTGTCTTTGGACCAATCAGGTTTCTTCTGATTCTTCTCTACAAAAAGCTTTAGAAGTAGAACATGGAGGAATAGCTGAACTTTTGGTCGATGCCTATGCCTTTACTGGTCTGGAAAAATATAAATTGGCAGCAGATCGATGGACACATAAAGAAAATCTAGCTACACCATTAGCTGCAGGGAAAGATGTGTTGCCCGGACGTCATGCCAATGTGACCAATCCTAAGTTTTTAGGCTTGATTTGGAACTATGAAATGACTGGTGATAGCAAAAAAGAGCAGGCAGCCGTTCATGCTTGGGAAATTCTCCACAAAAGCCATACGCTTCCCAATGGGGGGCATGGTCTTGCCGAGCATTATGGTGAAGCCGGGAAATTATTGGATCATTTGGGATACAAGTCCACAGAAACCTGCAATACCTATAACCAGCTTAAGTTTACCAGACATCTTTTTAATTTATATGGAGAGGTAAAGTACTTGGATGATTATGAACGGGGACTTTATAACCATATTCTAGGTTCCATAGATCCAGGTTCTGAGGACATAGGTGGCGGAATGTGTTATTTTACAGGTTTGTTGCCAGGCATGTTCAAGGAATATATGGGAGATGATGCCTTTTATTGTTGTTGGGAAACGGGCTTGGAAAACCATGTGAAATATGGTGAAGCTATTTATTTCGCTGGGGAAGATGGCTTGTTGGTAAATCTGTTTATTCCGTCAGCGCTAAAGTGGGAAGAAAAAGGATTAGAAATGGCTCTGGATACACATTTTCCTGAGAATGATACCATTTCCTTAACCATTAACAAGCTTGGAAGTTTTAAAGCTCCGATCAATTTTAGGTATCCTACCTGGGCAAAAGAAGCTAGCCTACTGGTAAACGGAGAAGAACAGGCTGTAATGGCGCAGCCAGGAGAAATAATTCAGATTAGTCATAATTGGGTTGCTGGTGACAAGATTGATCTGGTTATTCCATTAGAGCTAAGGGTTGAGGATTCCAATGATCCCAATGTTTATTCTCTCTTTTATGGGCCGGTATTGCTGGCCGCTGATATGGGTCCAGTGCCTGCAGGTACGAATGTGTATTCAAACTTCTTTGGAGGGCCATCCAATGCTGATTATAACGGAAGCCCAGATTTTCCAACAATAAATTTGTCAGCAGATAATATCAATGAACGGATGGTGAAAAGAGAAGGGAAGTTTGTTTTTGAAGTAATAGGTGATGAGGATGCATATACTTATATCCCCGCTTATAGTGCACACCACAAGAAGTTTTCCATTTATTCAAGGTTTGATAGTGAAAGAGAGCTTAGGGAAAAAAAGAAATATATAGCAGACCGTCTGATTCCAGGAATAGAAGCAACTGAAATAGCCCACGATTATAAAGTTATCGGTCATCAGGATCCTGGTTGGTTCTCGAATAGGCCTCTTAGGCATGTAGGAAGTAATAGTTCGGTGCAATATCGGTTGAATTTGAATCCAGAGGCAGGGCTTAAGCATTATTTGAAATTGAAGTTTTATGGATGGGAGGAAGCATTCCATGGTCATTTTTCAATCTATGTGGATGGTAAGAAGATTGCGGAACAAGGCAGTTTAAAGCGTTTGTCAAAATACAATATCTGGTCAGATCTTTATTACGGTATTCCGCTTGAATTGACTGCTGGGAAGGAGTATATAGAGGTCAAAATGCAAAGTGATGAGGAACATGGATTTTCTTTGTTTGGTTTGGAATTGGTAACTGAAAACTATCTTCAAGACTTCTGTACCATTACAGAAGGGTTAGTAGGAAAACCAATGTCGGTTCCCTTTCTCAAACGGTTGGAAGCAGAGAGTGCTCAGAACAAGGAATTACGTTTTCATGCTTCTGCATCCAATGCTTCCTATTCGAATATTAAGGAATTTGTGCAGTTCAATAACCTGTTCTTTCAGGAAAGTAAGCCTATGACGATTGAATTTCGGTATGCGGCCAACCAAAAATCAAAAGTAGACATAGTGGTCAATGGGGAAACTGTCCCAGTAATTTTGCCTTCTAGTGGAGAAAATGTCACTGATTTTGCTAGCTACTTTATGGATATATCCCTTCAGGAAGGCTTTAATTTTATCCAAGTGAATGTAAAAGATCAAACGATAGGATTGGATTATATTGAATTGAAAGACCAACATAACTATGAAAATGCTCCAGTGGATGATGGCCCCTTTTTCGAAAGGTATGAGGCAGAACTTGCTGAAGTGAACAATGCTTGGATTCCGGAGGATACCTATGAAGTGGCATCCAATGGAAGTTTTGTAGGGAAAATTGACCATATTGACAGCCATGTGATGTTTGAAATAGAAGCAATGGAAGAAGGTATTTATGAGCTAATTGCAGGGTATGGAAACGGTACAGGGAATACTTCGTCTCATCAGGTTTTTGTCAATGGAAAGCAATTTGAAAATTTGGTTTATCCTTCCACTTCAGGATGGAGTGAGTTTTCAACCGCTAAAACAACTGTTGAATTGAAAAAGGGAACCAATCAGATCAAAATTGCCAAAGGTGACAGTTATGCTCAGTTGGACTATATCGATGTGACAGCAGATGAAATGGCTGATTGGGAAGTGGTGTCTGCTTTGTATAATTGTGAGGAAGGTGAGAGATTCACTATTTATCCGAATCTTGCTGGACTTTATTTGAATTTAGAAAGTGTAAAATATTATAAAACATTAGACCATGAAAAGAAAACCTATAGTAAAGGGGATTTTAATTATTTCTGTACTCTACTTAGTAGCTTGCAATAA
- a CDS encoding glycoside hydrolase family 43 protein → MKRKPIVKGILIISVLYLVACNNKRQQNAETDSKTPLESFEAGTYSNPLDVEFGDPYILNDGDGKYYMYGTGGGAKDGFAAYSSDNLVDWKFEGQVYRGNTEDSWASKFFWAPEVYKIDRKYYMFFSAQWKVNPTNEEENFMIGVAVSDSPTGPFEEMYDQPVFDPGYPIIDANVYQEDGRYYLYYSRACYKHPVESEVADWAKEKGWYDEVEESWVYGVELKPDFSGVIGEPVLCLRPPLTMDDDQAEWESRSVTKQEINRRWTEGSVIFKHEDIYYIMYSSNYYAGENYAVGYATGPSPLGPFTKAANNPVLELNTHKGGEVTGTGHNNIVFLDNGEMYCVYHGRTKASGQDRVVFLDKMEIKEDGTLVVHGPTTTAQSLPLQ, encoded by the coding sequence ATGAAAAGAAAACCTATAGTAAAGGGGATTTTAATTATTTCTGTACTCTACTTAGTAGCTTGCAATAATAAACGGCAGCAAAATGCCGAAACCGACTCTAAAACACCATTGGAGTCCTTTGAAGCAGGTACTTATTCCAATCCATTGGATGTTGAGTTCGGTGATCCATACATACTAAATGACGGTGATGGGAAGTATTATATGTATGGTACTGGAGGAGGAGCAAAAGATGGTTTTGCGGCTTATTCTTCCGATAACCTCGTTGATTGGAAGTTTGAAGGGCAGGTTTATCGTGGGAACACGGAAGACTCTTGGGCCAGCAAATTCTTTTGGGCACCAGAAGTTTATAAAATTGATAGGAAGTATTATATGTTTTTCAGTGCCCAGTGGAAGGTCAATCCTACTAACGAAGAAGAAAATTTTATGATTGGGGTCGCCGTATCCGACAGTCCAACAGGACCTTTTGAAGAAATGTATGACCAGCCGGTCTTTGATCCTGGCTATCCTATCATTGATGCCAATGTCTATCAAGAAGATGGAAGGTACTATCTCTATTATTCCAGGGCTTGTTATAAACATCCTGTGGAAAGTGAAGTCGCCGACTGGGCCAAAGAAAAAGGTTGGTATGATGAGGTGGAGGAAAGCTGGGTATATGGTGTGGAGCTGAAGCCTGACTTTTCTGGCGTGATAGGTGAGCCAGTTTTATGTTTAAGACCACCTTTGACTATGGATGATGATCAAGCGGAGTGGGAGAGCAGATCAGTGACCAAACAGGAAATCAACAGGAGATGGACGGAAGGTTCTGTGATCTTTAAACATGAGGACATTTATTATATTATGTATTCGAGCAACTATTATGCTGGAGAAAATTATGCAGTAGGTTATGCCACCGGACCAAGTCCACTTGGACCATTTACCAAAGCTGCCAATAATCCTGTTTTAGAATTGAATACACATAAGGGGGGTGAAGTGACTGGAACAGGGCATAATAATATTGTTTTTCTGGACAATGGTGAGATGTATTGCGTCTATCATGGAAGAACCAAAGCTTCCGGACAGGATAGGGTAGTTTTCCTAGATAAAATGGAAATCAAAGAGGATGGAACTTTAGTGGTCCATGGCCCAACAACTACTGCTCAGTCATTGCCACTGCAGTAA